The following proteins are encoded in a genomic region of Glycine soja cultivar W05 chromosome 17, ASM419377v2, whole genome shotgun sequence:
- the LOC114391611 gene encoding uncharacterized protein LOC114391611, translating into MGLGKEQRGITSLINAKGNRGKYGLRYKPTQLTPTCEPIFKLLRKNQVVLWNSDCQEAFEKIKQSLANPPVLMPPVTGRPLFLYMTVLDESMGCMLGQHDDFGKKEQAIYYLSKKFTACEMNYSMLERTCCALVWASHRLRQYMLSHTTWLISKMDPVKYIFEKPALTGRIARWQVLLSEFDIVYVTQKAVKGSALADYLAQQPLQDYRPMHPEFPDEDIMALFEEKRTHEDIDKWIVCFDGASNALGHGVGAVLVSPDDQCIPFTARLGFDCTNNMAEYEACALGVQAAIDFDVKLLKVYGDSALVIRQLKGEWETRDSKLIPYQTHILRLAKYFDAISFHHIPREENQMADALATLASMFQLAPHGDLPYIEFKSQGRPAYCYAIEEERDGKPWYFDIKQYIENKEYPPGISDNDKRTLRRLATGFFVSGTILYKRNHDMTLLRCMSLSLQSQGFTSFPCPTPDQFRAKVAWPGDWPEAQAGEAPAGAPTEALDEADEAREDEEMTEVLIQEKERTGRPISTRIPTEMEEEEENES; encoded by the exons ctcacccctacctgtgaaccCATTTTTAAActgttacgtaagaaccaagtggtcctatggaacagtgactgccaagaggctttcgagaagatcaaacagagtctcgcgaatcccccggtactcatgccacctgtaacggGAAGACcccttttcctgtacatgaccgtgttggacgagtctatggggtgcatgttgggtcagcatgatgattttGGAAAAAAGGAACAGgccatctactatctaagcaagaagtttactgcatgtgagatgaattactcaatgctggaaaggacgtgttgtgctctggtatgggcatcacatcggcttaggcagtacatgctcagccataccacgtggcttatttccaaaatggatcccgtgaaatacatctttgaaaaaccggccctcacgggacgaatcgctaggtggcaggtactattatctgaattcgatatcgtttacgttacccaaaaggcggtaaagggaagtgccttagcagattatttggcccagcaacccctccaggattatcggccgatgcatcccgagttcccagatgaagatatcatggccctgtttgaagagaagcggacgcacgaggacatagacaaatggattgtttgcttcgatggggcgtctaatgctttgggccacggagtaggggcagtccttgtatccccggatgatcagtgtattcctttcacggctaggctaggttttgattgtaccaacaatatggccgagtacgaagcatgcgccctcggggttcaggcggccattgattttgatgtaaaactactcaaggtgtatggagactcagctttggtcatACGCCAGttaaaaggagaatgggaaactagggattcgaagttgataccctatcaaactcacatcttgaggttagccaagtactttgacgcaatttccttccaccacatacctcgggaagagaatcaaatggctgatgcactagccaccctggcatccatgtttcaacttgccccacacggagatctgccatacatcgaattcaaatctcaaggcaggccggcatattgttatgcaatagaggaagagcgggatgggaaaccgtggtatttcgacatcaagcagtatatcgagaacaaggaatacccaccagggatttctgacaatgacaaaaggacgttgaggagattggctactggtttctttgtaagtggtaccatcctgtacaaacgaaaccacgacatgaccctcctacgatgc atgagtCTCAGCCTCCAGAGTcagggctttacttcttttccgtgccctactccggaccagttcagggcaaaGGTCGCGTGGCCTggggattggcctgaggcccaggcaggagaggcaccagcagggGCACCAACAGAGGCTCTCGatgaggcagatgaggcccgcgaggacgaagaGATGACCGa GGTCCTGATCCAAGAGAAGGAGAGGACTGGTCGTCCCATTTCAACTCGCATTCCTACTGagatggaggaagaagaagaaaatgaatcatAA
- the LOC114392114 gene encoding uncharacterized protein LOC114392114, producing the protein MIQQWNNRHAFRVDAYPRQECLLSFNSDYMVWYRRKTKMFVDPENAKTATLGEVAEALQYMVSPQGRKTCTFDDLVPYVEKITILSEEQERVTEPVSHGPASERQFPAQQFHMLQSSIETQGIDRRRDTVEAEEYSQQMAERGHGMYYTPQTFAEYPTQMYQYPFQGHDTDTSATQQSFGGFAETQAHFSWPTMTPSQQYHGPIPTPNAPLGTQWNVPGQIPNTGDLFGVDLRHAFSAEADEEEAGRHRGRRNPDRQARRWDRPCGTSSRHHGHQNE; encoded by the exons ATGATTCAGCAGTGGAATAATCGCCATGCATTTAGGGTCGACGCTTATCCCCGACAAGAAtgcctattgagttttaactcggactacatggtctggtataggcgaaagacaaagatgtttgttgacccaGAAAATGCAAAGAcggctacattg GGTGAAGTTGCGGAGGCATTACAATACATGgtgtctcctcaagggaggaaAACATGCACatttgatgatctcgtgccttatgtggaaaaaattacaattttatccgaagagcaagagagagtcactgagccagtgtcacatggtcccgcatcagagcgtcaatttcccgcacaacagtttcacatgcttcagtcaAGTATTGAAACTCAGGGGATAGACAGAAGAAGGGACACTGTTGAAGCGGaagaatattcccaacaaatggcggagcgtggccatggaatgtattacacgccacaaACATTTGCTGAGTATCCgacacagatgtatcagtatccttttcaGGGTCATGACACTGATACTTCTGCAACCCAGCAATCGTTCGGTGGTTTTGCGGAAACACaagctcatttttcatggcccacaatgaccccttcacagcaatatcatggaccaattccaacacctaatgccccgTTAGGAACACAATGGAATGTACCGGGACAAATACCTAATACGGGTGACTTATtcggtgttgatttgcgtcacgCATTTTCTGCGGAGGCTGACGAAGAAGAAGCGGGGAGGCATCGgggcagaagaaatcctgatcgccaagcacgaagatgggatcgaccatgtggcacatcctcacggCATCACGGACACCAAAATGAATGA